The Rhodoluna lacicola genome includes the window CAAGTGAAAGAGCCTTCTGTGTCATTTCGCGCACCTCGTCGGCAGAACCTAGGCTGAAGGCAAGAATTGCCTCAGTGGTTGACTTGTCAGCAATTGGCTTTGAGATGAAGCCTTGAAACTTTTTGTGCTCTAACAGCATCACATAAATCGTTTCATTAACGATCATGCAGGTTGACTCATCATCGGTGAATTGAGGATTGAATTTGAAGCCAAGTTCAGTGAAAAAATCCACTGACTTGGTTAGGCTCTCGACCGGTAGATTCACAAAAATTGAACTAATCATGGGTCAAGGTTAGACCACGAATTAGAACGGTCTTTTTCTATCGGGTAAATCGGCCAAATCCTAGGGCGTAAAGCATTGGTAGGGCAGAAATGCCAAGCAACGTGAACCCCAGGTTCTGATTTTCTGGCAAAGAGAGAACCCCAGCAATTACCAGTCCGGTAAAAACCAAACCTGCCGTTGCGCGACGAATGCTGGAATCTAAAACCCTCATTCGGCGCTCGAGCTCTGGGTTTCTAAGCACAAGGTCACCGCGTTCAACTCTGCTGACCACACTTTCAATGCGTCCAGGTAGTTGGCTTAGCGTAAGCAGGTTGGCTAATAGATCCTTGCCCAGCCTCTTTACTGTTCCGGTGCCTGATCCGTTTAGTAGTGATCTTGCGAAAGGGTCAACCGCATCCCAAATGTTGAATTCACGATTTAGTTCGCTGGTGACTCCTGAGATAAGTGAAAGAGCCCTGATCAAGAATAGAAAGTCATTTGGAAGCTGGAACGGAAGGGTGCGCACGAGTTCACTGAACTCAATACCAAACTCCCTGAGTTCAGCCGGATCTGTTTGAATCAGCTCGCCCACTCGCACGCCGCCAAAGCGGTCAAATAGTTTGCTGACTGCCTCTTCTAGAAGCAAGGTGTCGGCTGATGGTAGGAGAACCCCTAAGCGCTCGCAAGCCACGACCCAGGCTCGCGCGTCTCTAGATGCAACAGCAAAAAGGAATCTCTGCAGGTTGGCCTTTAGTTCCTCGCTTACTTGGCCCATCATTCCAAAGTCAATGTAGGTCAGCGTGAAGTCAACTGCCGCACCTTCCGGGGCCTTGGTAATAAATATGTTGCCCGGGTGTGGGTCGGCGTGAAAGAAACCGGTGACAAAGAATTGCTCAAAGGTGGCTCTGGCAAGCTCGGCGGCAACGGCATTGGGATTAATTCCGGCTGCTACTAACCCTTCAACATCAGAAATCTTGATTGCACTGACGTCAGTCAGAGTTAGCACTCGCTTTGCGCTGCGCTCCCAAATTACATTCGGGGTCTGAATTCTGGGATCGTTTTCAAAAGCCTCTGCAAACCGCTCAAGGTTTTCTGCCTCGTGCAGATAGTTGATTTCTTGAAGAGTAATTTCTGAAAACTCGCGAACCAGAGCGAGGGCATCGGTGCGTTTTGAAACTAGTTTGACTTTTGATAACCAGCCACCAACCTTGGTCAATGCTTTCAAGTCCACGTCAACAATGTTTTCTATGCCCGGTCGTAGAACCTTCACCACCACATCTGTGATACCTAGGTCACCAGCAAGTCCGGGGGAGAGTTTAGCTTTGTAGGCCTGCCCCAAAGATGCGGCGGCAATTGGTTCGGCAGTGATTTCTGCGAAAGCTACACCCGGTGACATGCCAAGCTCGCTCTCAATTGCATGCAGAATGCTTTCGAAAGACTCAGGGGCAACTTCATCCTGCAGACCAGATAGTTCCTTGGTTATCTCTTCTGGGAGCACATCCAAGCGAGCAGATAAAAACTGGCCAACTTTAACCATCAAACCGCCTAAATCGGCAGCTAGGTTGTGAAATTTTCTAGCTAACTTTTGAAAGCGCCTGATTCGGCCACGGGCGGCAATCTTCTTCAAACCAAATTGCGGCAAAACAATCTCAAACCACCAAGCTTGAGCTAATGCAAGAGCAGCAAACCTAAGAATCCTTTGGTAGCGAGACTTGAGTGCCCTGCTCTGATTTGAAAGATTACTTTTCGGCAAGAACTTTGTGTAGTTCGTGACGAGCTTTGTCTAAAATCTCTGCCGCTCTTGCTTGCTGCTCGCGTGACGCGGTCTGGGCGACATCAAACATAACCGGTGGCAGCTTGGACGCTGCTTTCAAGAATGTTGGTTCACAGCTCATCCAGTTCAAATTAGAGAAATTCATTGTTGGTGATACTGATGGTGCCTCGGCCATTTTGTCGCGCGCTGATTCAAGTTCTGCTTCGCCAGTTTTTGTCAGTGAGAACAATTTGCGATCACCTTTAGTCTTTGCGGCTACGAATTCGGCCACAGTGAGTTTGGTAAGAGCCTTGTTAACCTGACCGTCAGTTGGGGCCCAGGTTCCGCCGGCTACAAGGCTGATGGACTTCACAATTTGAGTCGCTGTTTTGGCACCTGATTCCAAGGCTGCCAGCACAGCGACCTCTAGCCGGGCTTCATCGGGTTGGGCCTTGATGCCACCCTTGAGGGTGTTCGATGCCATGTCCTTGACATAGCCAAATAGCCCTTCGATGGCCTGACGTGGGTCAAAACTGTTCGATGTTGTGCTCACAAGAGTCCTTTTGGTTATGTTGGGGTACTTATCTACTACAAGGCAATTATCGGGTTTTTCATTCCTTGATTGACCCGGTTTAGGCTTGTCAAACAAGCTCTAGAGAACGGGGAACAAATGCCAGTTATGCCAATGTTTCCGCTGAGCACTGTCTTGATGCCTGCGATGCCGCTCTCGTTGAGAATTTTTGAAGAACGCTACCTGAAACTTCTTGGGGACTTAGTCGGCCAGGAAAATCCTGAGTTCGGCGTTGTGCTGATTGAACGAGGTCAAGAGATTGGCGGCGGTGAGAAGAGGCTTGGAATTGGAACTTTGGCCTCCGTCACCGACATCGGAACCTTGGATGAGTTTTATGGGATTGAGTCAATTGGCACACAACGCTTCAGGGTGAATGCATGGTTGCCCGATGATCCGTATCCGATGGCCGACATCGACTTCATCCCAGACTTAATCTGGGACGACTCTCTGACCATGGCTAAAAACCAACTGGAAACCAAAGTGCGGAACTTATTGTCGTTTGCCAGCGAGTTCGGAGATTTGCAGTACGGCTCAGATACAGAGTTCAGCGAGGATCCAATGCAGGCCTGTTGGCAAATTGCCGGGGTACTGCCAGTTGGGCCCCTGGATCATTTAGATCTTCTGCAGTCACTTTCAGCAGCTGATCTTGTCTTAGAGACGCAAGCCCTGGTGTCAACGCTCGACCAGGCTCTCAAGGCCATGATTGAACAACTGGGGACCAAAGACTGAATCGGATTACCCCGGTAAAAAGTCCCGAAAATTTGCGATACTTGCGCAAAATTTATGATAAATCTATTGCTAGACTAGAGAAAATCCGCAAGTATGTTCTTTAATAAAGAATAAATCCGTAATTGGAGGCAAAGATGCAAAAAATTGCTCGTATTTTGATTGATCAGGCACACAGCCAGGCTTGGGCAGTTAAGTCTGAGATAGCGGCAACAATGAACCCCGCAAACCCAGCCGACTCCAGTTACGCCAAAATGGCCCAAATCGCCAAGGTCTCAGAGTTTGAAGTTGAGTTACACGAGAGCGGTTTGTTCACAGCAGATGCCTTAGCCGCAGCGGACATACTCGTGATTCCCCACGCCTCGACCGACGAATGGGAAAAAACTATCGGTGTTGGTTCTCCAAAGCTCACCCACGAGGAATTAGAAGTACTAGAGGGTTTTGTTCGCTCGGGCGGCTCGTTGCTTTTGCTGGCAGAAACCGAGCAGCCAAAGTATGGCAACAATTTAGCCGAACTCGCGGCCAAGTTTGGTGTCGAAGTTAAAAACTCAACTGTTCAGGACCCAAGCCGCTCTTATAAAGATGTGCCAACTTGGATCATCAGCGAATTTGACCGACTAACCAAATCAGACTTTGCCTTCATGGTTGAACAAGTTTGCCTCTATCGCGCCGGAACCCTTGAAGTTTCGTCAGATGTTGCGGCCGAGGTTTTCATGCGCACCTCTGAACACGCGGCCCCAGCTTCAGCTCCGCTTGGGGTTGCGGTTCAGCACGGTCTTGGTCGAGTAGTGGTGCTAGCGGACTCTGATCTTTTTGGTGACGACTCAATTGATGACTGTGATAACAAGCAACTCTGGTTGAATATTGCGGGTTGGCTGGCCAACGCGAAAGTTGCTGCAAAAGCAAACGATAAGCGTGAGTCAAGCTGGATGCTAACTGATGCCAATTGGAAAAAACTTGCCGAGGCAATTGAAACTTTGCGCCCTATGCAAGCCAAAGATGGTTCGATTGATGCCAATGAGTTCTCTCACCAAGAGGCCTCAGCTCTGCTTGATCAAGTTATTTCGGCAATTGATATTCTTGCTCCGAATTTCGAGCACCAGCAGGACTATTTCGCTGCGGTCAAAAAGGACTTAGAAGATTGGCGCCAGGGCGGCTTCATAATTCCAGACTTCTACAACTCACTCGAATTATTTAGACCTGATCTAAATCGTAAAAATTCAGTGCAGCACCTGGCTGTATTTTCTATGTACACCCAAAACGGAAACCCAAACCGCAATCTTGAAGCGGTAATCATCAACACTTTTTGGCCCGATTGGTTGGCTGAGAAAGAAAAGAAGTACAACAACCCGGCTTTTGTCCCGATCGAATTTGTTGCCTTTACATCTGGTTACGACACGAATTCAGCCGTGTTCTTCCCTGAAACCGTTGCTGTCAGGTCAGTGGCTACCTATTACTGGGGTGGAATCTTCTGCGATCGTGAGGCAGCCCGATTCCGTCGTGTAACTCAGGCGGCCAAGGATCTCTTGTATTTGCCGCTGCCAGCAGACGCGGAACGCCTGGTGAATGACCAGCAGTTAGCTCAGGAGACCTTTGTCCTTTGGGATCTGATTCACGACCGCACCCACTCTCGTGGTGACCTACCGTTTGACCCATTCATGATCAAGCAGCGCATGCCTTTCTGGATGTATGCCCTAGAAGAGTTACGCTGTGACCTGGCTACATTCCGCGAGACCCTAGTTTTAGAAGCTGAGGGGGACCGCCTTGCAAAGTACATTCGCTACGCAATCTTGTTTGATCGAATTTTCCGTTTCTCCATCACTGGTGGTCGAGTTCGAAACTATGACGGCCTGGGTGGGCAAATTATTTTCGCTCACTTGCACAAGACCGGCGCCTTGCAATGGACCGATAACCGTTTAGCTTTTGACTGGGAGAAAGTGACTCAGGAGGTAGTCAACCTTTGTGAGCAGGTAGAAAATCTGTATCACGACGGCATCAATAGATCCCGAATGGCACAGTGGATTTCCGCTTACGAATTTGTCGCAGGCCTAGTGCAACCGAATCCAGCCTCCAATTGGGCTAAGGGCGCAGATGCCCTACCTACCGGAGGCGAGTTGAAGGAAATGGTGAATCTTGTTCTAGACGATGAGTTCCCGCTGAACGTGTTCTTTGAAACGCTGAACCGAAAGCTTGCCGATGTGATTACCTCAACCAAGGGCATCACCGCTTAGCCGCAAAGGCAAGTGGCATACTTTCGTTATGGAATCTCTGGACCGGCGTCTGCTTGAATTATTGGCTAATGACTCGAGTGCATCAATAAGTGAACTGTCGGCATTGCTTGAGGTGCCGACATCTACTTTGCACCAGCGAATCAAACGACTGGAAGCCCGGGGTGTAATCACCGGCTATCGTGCTCAGATAAATCAGCGCGAAGTTGGATTGACGCTGCATGCGTTGGTCTCGCTCACTCCAATTGACCCTTCTAAGCCAGACGACGTAGTTGAGAAAATTAGCCCAATTGCAGAAATCGAAAGTTGCTGGTCGGTGGCAGGAACTGAGTCCTACATTGTCAAAGTTGCAGTCGCTGAGCCGGCCGACTTGGAGGCTCTGCTGGCAAAGATCCGGGCACATGCAAACGTCTCAACCAGAACCAGCGTTATTCTCTCAACTCCGTTCGAGGGCCGACAGGCTCAAATCCCAAAGGACTCAATCCAATGACAAAAAACCCTCGCGGATTTGCCAGTGACAACTACGCCGGAATCCACCCGGCCGTTTTAGAGGCTATTTCCCAGGCCAATGTTGGTCACGAAGTTGCCTACGGCGAAGACTCGGTAACCGCCGAGTTTGATGCTTTGGTTCGTGAACTATTCGGACCTAACGCCCAAGGCTTTCCGGTTTTCAATGGCACCGGTGCGAACGTAGTGGCTCTTCAAGCTGCCACCAAGCGTTGGGAGGCAGTCATTTGCGTCGAGAGTGCCCACATCAATGTTGATGAAGGCGGCGCGCCAGAAAAGATGGCGGGACTCAAACTTTGGACAGTCCCAACCAGCGACGGAAAGCTCACCGTTGAACTAGCAGCCAGCCAGATTTTCGATATGGGAGTGGTGCACCGTGCTCAGCCAGGAGTGATTAGCATTACGCAAACCACAGAGATGGGCACTCTGTATCAAATCGACGAGATCCGTGCCTTGGCTGACCTGGCTCATGAAAACGGACTATTGCTTCACCTTGACGGTGCCCGAATTTCAAATGCCGCCGCTGCCCTAGGAAAATCATTCAAGGAATTCACCACCGATGCCGGTGTTGATTTAGTTTCTATGGGCGGAACAAAAATCGGTGCCCTGGCTGCCGAAGCGGTGATCGTCACTGACACGAGTTCAGCACGGGGTAAGGCGCTCGCCGAGGCCATGCCGTTTTTACGCAAAACCTCAATGCAACTATCTTCAAAAATGCGATTCATGTCGGCCCAGCTAATTGCCCTCTTTGAAAATAACGCTGCAGTGGCGATTGAAAACGCAACTAGGGCCAATTCAATGGCAAAGCTGCTTTACGAGGGTGTAGTCAAAATTGCCGCCGAGAATGCCAGCGTCTCAGTTGAAAACCCAGCTGAAGCAAATGCTGTTTTCCCAGTGTTGCCTAAAGAAATTACTCAGCGGTTGCAGCAGCAATACCGCTTCTACGTTTGGAATCAAGAGACTGGCCAGGTTCGCTGGATGTGTTCGTGGGACACCACTGAGGACGATGTTCTTGGAATCTTGGCGGCGCTAAAGGCGGCGCTCTAAAAACGCCGCCTTTTTTGCGGGGAACACGAGGAACGCACAAACGCAGAGCAGACCAGCGCTGGAGCGGAGGTGAGTTTGGCGATTCGCTTTCTACGCCAAGTTGACTAGCGTGGCATTCACTTTTGGAACAAACGAACCTTTTGAGTTGCCTTTACTTTCCTTGCCCAGATGATGATCAGCGGTGTGATGATGACGGTTGGGGCTAACCAGACAATCACCTTGAATGGGCTGGACGGATCAAGCCTCGGAACAAGTTGTTGAACCAGCACGGCCGTGACTGTTGCGATGGTTCCCCCAAGCATGTGGGAGAGGTGATTGGAGATTCTGGTTCCGAAGTCTTCCGCCTTTCCCCATCCTCGTAAATCCTGGACCGCGAACTGAAGCCCTATAGCACCAAACGCAACGAGAACCCACCCCATAGGTGAGCCCGTGAATACTTGTACGAGCCCGCTAAAAATCATCGCAATGCCGACAACCAACATGGCCCACTCAACATAAGGCTGGCGCGCCATGATGTATCGAGATTTGCGTCCGAAACGCCAGCCTGCGTATGCCATGTATGAAGAAAAGATGGCAACAAAGAACAACATGAGATTTGGACGAAGAATAGAAACAGGAATGGCTGTCGCGGCAACGGCCATCATGGACCAAAAGTAGGTTTTTCCTGCCAGGTTATGGTTCTTAGCACCTTTGCGAAATGAAATTGCAAAGATGGCCGAGAGCAATGCGAGCGAACCAGCAGCCACGTGTAGAAGAAGTAGAAACCTATTCAGTTGTTCCATGAGGCTAAGCCTATTGATTTCGATAGTCCTGCTCGATGACAAAACCCTCTGATTGCTCAGAGGGTTTTTCGCTGCGGAGAATAAGAGGAACGCACTACACGCCTACTTCTCAACGCTGACTTCAAAGTAGATTTGGGAAATCCGTTTCTACGCCATCTTTCTACGCCATGCTCAAGTTCGAGCAGATCTGAGGCCCCGGGTGTGATGGCCGTTCCTAAATGTTTAGGGATAAAGTTTTCCTATGACTGAAGGCAAAGGTGTCATCGCCGAAAGCACACTCACATGCCCAACCTGCGGTATAGGTGAGACATTGACCATGCCGACCGACTCTTGTATGTGGGCATGGACTTGCCCAAGTTGCGAGAACCGTCAGACGCCTCTTGAAGGTGATTGTTGTGTTTTTTGTTCCTACGGAACGGTTCCCTGCCCTTCAATCCAGCAGGCTAAAACAAGCGGCTCTAAAGACTGTTGCTAGAAGAGAAAAGCCCCAGAGAAATCTGGGGCTTTTTCACAGCGGAGAATATGGGATTCGAACTTCTATCCCTGCTAGAGCATTGGGATGCGTTTCTGGTATTTCAAACGCATTGGGATACAGTTCGGATACTCCAAAGTGCACCGACATGCTTCAGAAAACTTTGATCAGCGTCGCCGCAAGCACATCAAACGGCACATTTGCTTGGGTAAGAC containing:
- a CDS encoding VOC family protein; the encoded protein is MISSIFVNLPVESLTKSVDFFTELGFKFNPQFTDDESTCMIVNETIYVMLLEHKKFQGFISKPIADKSTTEAILAFSLGSADEVREMTQKALSLGARKLNEPEDHGFMFSWGFEDLDGHLWDLFWMNPEHVQ
- a CDS encoding ABC1 kinase family protein — its product is MPKSNLSNQSRALKSRYQRILRFAALALAQAWWFEIVLPQFGLKKIAARGRIRRFQKLARKFHNLAADLGGLMVKVGQFLSARLDVLPEEITKELSGLQDEVAPESFESILHAIESELGMSPGVAFAEITAEPIAAASLGQAYKAKLSPGLAGDLGITDVVVKVLRPGIENIVDVDLKALTKVGGWLSKVKLVSKRTDALALVREFSEITLQEINYLHEAENLERFAEAFENDPRIQTPNVIWERSAKRVLTLTDVSAIKISDVEGLVAAGINPNAVAAELARATFEQFFVTGFFHADPHPGNIFITKAPEGAAVDFTLTYIDFGMMGQVSEELKANLQRFLFAVASRDARAWVVACERLGVLLPSADTLLLEEAVSKLFDRFGGVRVGELIQTDPAELREFGIEFSELVRTLPFQLPNDFLFLIRALSLISGVTSELNREFNIWDAVDPFARSLLNGSGTGTVKRLGKDLLANLLTLSQLPGRIESVVSRVERGDLVLRNPELERRMRVLDSSIRRATAGLVFTGLVIAGVLSLPENQNLGFTLLGISALPMLYALGFGRFTR
- a CDS encoding PadR family transcriptional regulator; the encoded protein is MSTTSNSFDPRQAIEGLFGYVKDMASNTLKGGIKAQPDEARLEVAVLAALESGAKTATQIVKSISLVAGGTWAPTDGQVNKALTKLTVAEFVAAKTKGDRKLFSLTKTGEAELESARDKMAEAPSVSPTMNFSNLNWMSCEPTFLKAASKLPPVMFDVAQTASREQQARAAEILDKARHELHKVLAEK
- a CDS encoding LON peptidase substrate-binding domain-containing protein, giving the protein MPVMPMFPLSTVLMPAMPLSLRIFEERYLKLLGDLVGQENPEFGVVLIERGQEIGGGEKRLGIGTLASVTDIGTLDEFYGIESIGTQRFRVNAWLPDDPYPMADIDFIPDLIWDDSLTMAKNQLETKVRNLLSFASEFGDLQYGSDTEFSEDPMQACWQIAGVLPVGPLDHLDLLQSLSAADLVLETQALVSTLDQALKAMIEQLGTKD
- a CDS encoding DUF6421 family protein, which translates into the protein MQKIARILIDQAHSQAWAVKSEIAATMNPANPADSSYAKMAQIAKVSEFEVELHESGLFTADALAAADILVIPHASTDEWEKTIGVGSPKLTHEELEVLEGFVRSGGSLLLLAETEQPKYGNNLAELAAKFGVEVKNSTVQDPSRSYKDVPTWIISEFDRLTKSDFAFMVEQVCLYRAGTLEVSSDVAAEVFMRTSEHAAPASAPLGVAVQHGLGRVVVLADSDLFGDDSIDDCDNKQLWLNIAGWLANAKVAAKANDKRESSWMLTDANWKKLAEAIETLRPMQAKDGSIDANEFSHQEASALLDQVISAIDILAPNFEHQQDYFAAVKKDLEDWRQGGFIIPDFYNSLELFRPDLNRKNSVQHLAVFSMYTQNGNPNRNLEAVIINTFWPDWLAEKEKKYNNPAFVPIEFVAFTSGYDTNSAVFFPETVAVRSVATYYWGGIFCDREAARFRRVTQAAKDLLYLPLPADAERLVNDQQLAQETFVLWDLIHDRTHSRGDLPFDPFMIKQRMPFWMYALEELRCDLATFRETLVLEAEGDRLAKYIRYAILFDRIFRFSITGGRVRNYDGLGGQIIFAHLHKTGALQWTDNRLAFDWEKVTQEVVNLCEQVENLYHDGINRSRMAQWISAYEFVAGLVQPNPASNWAKGADALPTGGELKEMVNLVLDDEFPLNVFFETLNRKLADVITSTKGITA
- a CDS encoding Lrp/AsnC family transcriptional regulator — its product is MESLDRRLLELLANDSSASISELSALLEVPTSTLHQRIKRLEARGVITGYRAQINQREVGLTLHALVSLTPIDPSKPDDVVEKISPIAEIESCWSVAGTESYIVKVAVAEPADLEALLAKIRAHANVSTRTSVILSTPFEGRQAQIPKDSIQ
- a CDS encoding threonine aldolase family protein, yielding MTKNPRGFASDNYAGIHPAVLEAISQANVGHEVAYGEDSVTAEFDALVRELFGPNAQGFPVFNGTGANVVALQAATKRWEAVICVESAHINVDEGGAPEKMAGLKLWTVPTSDGKLTVELAASQIFDMGVVHRAQPGVISITQTTEMGTLYQIDEIRALADLAHENGLLLHLDGARISNAAAALGKSFKEFTTDAGVDLVSMGGTKIGALAAEAVIVTDTSSARGKALAEAMPFLRKTSMQLSSKMRFMSAQLIALFENNAAVAIENATRANSMAKLLYEGVVKIAAENASVSVENPAEANAVFPVLPKEITQRLQQQYRFYVWNQETGQVRWMCSWDTTEDDVLGILAALKAAL
- a CDS encoding GDCCVxC domain-containing (seleno)protein translates to MTEGKGVIAESTLTCPTCGIGETLTMPTDSCMWAWTCPSCENRQTPLEGDCCVFCSYGTVPCPSIQQAKTSGSKDCC